One Drosophila kikkawai strain 14028-0561.14 chromosome 3L, DkikHiC1v2, whole genome shotgun sequence genomic window carries:
- the LOC121502218 gene encoding uncharacterized protein isoform X1, whose product MPAKHTKKPELAPHAPNGEEFYRAKADSMVRQLAALNSFLTEEQLAKFDESELQVRLDLIERMYSDFDSSRLNLEQLVLEELESDARLTFTTAYCETKGKICRHLNSEKRKSLANSTELHGIIGGHAAAFKCNSRPTRLPEFQLPRFGGAYIDWPDFYAMFNTVVGKNEDLTKVEKFQHLRACLDGIALDAIRSLEPTENNYDRALELLTSRFDNKLLHFQAHVRSLFKLPGVEKGSASSLRQLSDKANSHLRALATMASTQEIYDGLLIHLIASKLDVQTQERWEEGLPSKELPSWDKFSSFLDLRCRMMENLEYAMVNQAPSKQKTQMTLVFLLLHTFSLDLHSLQWMSLMSPI is encoded by the coding sequence atgccagCCAAGCATACGAAAAAACCTGAGCTCGCGCCTCACGCACCAAACGGCGAGGAGTTTTACCGGGCTAAGGCAGATTCTATGGTACGCCAGCTGGCGGCCCTAAATTCTTTTTTGACAGAGGAGCAGTTGGCCAAGTTCGACGAAAGCGAGTTGCAGGTGCGGTTGGACCTAATCGAGCGCATGTACTCTGACTTCGACAGCTCTCGACTTAACCTCGAACAACTTGTGCTTGAGGAGTTGGAGTCAGATGCGCGCTTAACCTTTACCACGGCATATTGTGAGACGAAAGGAAAAATCTGCCGCCATCTCAACAGCGAGAAGAGAAAGTCATTGGCAAATTCAACTGAGTTGCATGGCATCATCGGTGGACACGCAGCCGCCTTCAAGTGCAATTCGCGGCCCACCAGGCTACCGGAATTTCAGCTTCCGCGATTTGGCGGAGCATACATCGATTGGCCGGATTTCTACGCCATGTTCAACACTGTGGTGGGAAAGAACGAAGATCTaacaaaagtggaaaagtttCAGCATCTTCGCGCATGTTTAGACGGCATTGCACTGGACGCAATTCGCTCGCTGGAGCCCACGGAAAATAATTACGACAGGGCTTTGGAATTGTTAACGTCGAGATTCgataataaattattgcaCTTTCAGGCACATGTTCGGTCTTTATTCAAGCTACCCGGAGTGGAGAAGGGCTCCGCAAGTAGTCTGCGGCAGTTAAGCGACAAGGCAAATTCTCATTTGCGCGCCCTGGCTACTATGGCCTCTACACAGGAAATATATGACGGCCTCTTAATTCATCTCATCGCTTCAAAACTGGACGTTCAGACCCAGGAGAGGTGGGAAGAAGGATTACCTTCCAAGGAGCTGCCAAGTTGGGATAAATTCTCATCGTTCTTGGACCTTAGATGCCGCATGATGGAAAATTTGGAATACGCTATGGTAAACCAAGCACCTAGCAAGCAG
- the LOC121502218 gene encoding uncharacterized protein isoform X2, whose translation MPAKHTKKPELAPHAPNGEEFYRAKADSMVRQLAALNSFLTEEQLAKFDESELQVRLDLIERMYSDFDSSRLNLEQLVLEELESDARLTFTTAYCETKGKICRHLNSEKRKSLANSTELHGIIGGHAAAFKCNSRPTRLPEFQLPRFGGAYIDWPDFYAMFNTVVGKNEDLTKVEKFQHLRACLDGIALDAIRSLEPTENNYDRALELLTSRFDNKLLHFQAHVRSLFKLPGVEKGSASSLRQLSDKANSHLRALATMASTQEIYDGLLIHLIASKLDVQTQERWEEGLPSKELPSWDKFSSFLDLRCRMMENLEYAMKTQMTLVFLLLHTFSLDLHSLQWMSLMSPI comes from the coding sequence atgccagCCAAGCATACGAAAAAACCTGAGCTCGCGCCTCACGCACCAAACGGCGAGGAGTTTTACCGGGCTAAGGCAGATTCTATGGTACGCCAGCTGGCGGCCCTAAATTCTTTTTTGACAGAGGAGCAGTTGGCCAAGTTCGACGAAAGCGAGTTGCAGGTGCGGTTGGACCTAATCGAGCGCATGTACTCTGACTTCGACAGCTCTCGACTTAACCTCGAACAACTTGTGCTTGAGGAGTTGGAGTCAGATGCGCGCTTAACCTTTACCACGGCATATTGTGAGACGAAAGGAAAAATCTGCCGCCATCTCAACAGCGAGAAGAGAAAGTCATTGGCAAATTCAACTGAGTTGCATGGCATCATCGGTGGACACGCAGCCGCCTTCAAGTGCAATTCGCGGCCCACCAGGCTACCGGAATTTCAGCTTCCGCGATTTGGCGGAGCATACATCGATTGGCCGGATTTCTACGCCATGTTCAACACTGTGGTGGGAAAGAACGAAGATCTaacaaaagtggaaaagtttCAGCATCTTCGCGCATGTTTAGACGGCATTGCACTGGACGCAATTCGCTCGCTGGAGCCCACGGAAAATAATTACGACAGGGCTTTGGAATTGTTAACGTCGAGATTCgataataaattattgcaCTTTCAGGCACATGTTCGGTCTTTATTCAAGCTACCCGGAGTGGAGAAGGGCTCCGCAAGTAGTCTGCGGCAGTTAAGCGACAAGGCAAATTCTCATTTGCGCGCCCTGGCTACTATGGCCTCTACACAGGAAATATATGACGGCCTCTTAATTCATCTCATCGCTTCAAAACTGGACGTTCAGACCCAGGAGAGGTGGGAAGAAGGATTACCTTCCAAGGAGCTGCCAAGTTGGGATAAATTCTCATCGTTCTTGGACCTTAGATGCCGCATGATGGAAAATTTGGAATACGCTATG
- the LOC108080208 gene encoding cancer-related nucleoside-triphosphatase homolog: MQSDLFRALLITGPPGVGKTTLVRRICSKLGEKGHSLQGFYTEEVREAGNGQRIGFDVVTLSGERGVLARSINVGETDKRRPKVGKYWVYVQDFEDLALPQLEIKDDGEKPGLLVIDEVGKMEMFSKRFETTVDNLLEKKLIPLVITIPEKSSLRLVEQLRKSPKSMLFQVTKSNRDSLAKKIADLITKSMLVTK, encoded by the exons ATGCAAAGTGACCTGTTTCGGGCTCTTCTGATCACAGGACCTCCAG GAGTTGGTAAAACCACGCTGGTTCGCAGGATCTGCTCAAAGCTAGGTGAGAAAGGTCACTCCCTGCAAGGATTCTACACGGAGGAAGTGCGTGAAGCTGGCAATGGCCAACGGATTGGATTTGATGTGGTTACTCTAAGCGGAGAACGAGGTGTCCTGGCCCGAAGCATAAACGTAGGCGAGACCGATAAACGACGCCCCAAAGTGGGCAAGTATTGGGTGTATGTCCAGGACTTTGAAGACCTCGCACTGCCACAGCTGGAAATCAAGGATGATGGAGAGAAGCCAGGGCTCCTGGTCATTGATGAAGTGGGTAAAATGGAGATGTTTAGCAAGAGATTCGAGACCACCGTTGATAATCTCCTAGAGAAGAAACTAATTCCTTTAGTGATCACAATACCCGAAAAGAGCTCCCTGAGGTTGGTGGAGCAGCTTAGGAAGTCACCCAAATCAATGCTGTTTCAGGTGACAAAATCCAACAGGGATTCGCTTGCGAAAAAAATCGCGGATCTAATCACAAAGTCAATGCTGGTAACAAAATAA
- the Polr3E gene encoding DNA-directed RNA polymerase III subunit RPC5 translates to MDDDDPVVEEIPVFLSKNLQDSLYLFQYPTKTELPNHDGSVVVNCCVKPFAQEVKVDFGLDIESTHFDRFKGEQFAVAADGKNTYGAAPPKGQERPTYKRGIMDKQAFVSSRSITDVSKYIVGIYTDREVHLSPLTSIVQLRPALSHFDKEDKRKKAEQKAQTEDADDDEVLQQVTVKFARGNAKTSSGKEQRAGTYDGFVQRIADEPWCEAYWHARGTPTAELERQKLFATSHQGNQALSLGPSDYLRRLLPYDEHVQPVDTAPTAGAAAAAQVLPVYNKAMLRTMPLLEQLRVLLRDARMLSFADVIEILTEHVDSHVSPEKVLALLPQVGILLHGNWVPRSEVVFPERMLSHANGVPAEQMIRARDYILFRFSRTTGLFRAQVMAATQLPPAETLDVLRTVARVNNAKRWELLLPPDKEFEQKHPELVQRQEYHWLASEQHYNEMDWARETKRVRKRSTRKSESQSSSMQPPPPALNPPAAAEA, encoded by the exons ATGGACGACGATGATCCCGTTGTGGAGGAG ATACCGGTGTTCCTGTCGAAGAACCTGCAGGACAGCTTGTATCTCTTCCAATACCCTACGAAAACGGAGCTGCCAAACCACGACGGCTCCGTGGTAGTGAACTGCTGCGTGAAACCCTTTGCCCAGGAGGTAAAGGTAGACTTTGGCCTGGACATTGAGTCCACGCACTTCGATCGGTTCAAAGGCGAGCAGTTCGCGGTGGCTGCCGACGGTAAGAACACGTACGGAGCCGCGCCGCCCAAGGGTCAGGAGAGACCCACTTATAAGCGTGGCATCATGGACAAGCAGGCCTTTGTCAGCAGCCGGTCCATCACCGATGTCAGCAAGTATATTGTGGGCATCTACACCGATCGGGAGGTCCACCTGTCCCCGCTCACCTCCATCGTTCAGCTGCGGCCGGCTCTCAGCCATTTCGACAAGGAGGACAAGCGAAAGAAGGCGGAACAGAAGGCCCAAACAGAGGACGCCGACGACGATGAGGTGCTGCAGCAGGTTACGGTGAAGTTTGCCCGCGGTAATGCCAAAACCTCAAGCGGAAAGGAGCAGCGCGCCGGCACTTACGATGGATTCGTACAGCGGATCGCGGACGAGCCGTGGTGCGAGGCCTATTGGCATGCGAGGGGCACTCCAACAGCCGAGTTGGAGCGCCAGAAGCTATTCGCCACCAGTCACCAGGGCAATCAGGCGCTATCCCTCGGTCCATCGGACTATCTCCGCCGCCTACTGCCCTATGACGAGCATGTACAGCCGGTGGACACGGCACCCACTGCCGGAGCAGCTGCCGCAGCTCAAGTACTGCCCGTTTACAACAAGGCCATGTTGCGCACGATGCCACTGCTGGAGCAGCTGAGGGTTCTCCTGCGTGATGCCAGAATGCTCTCCTTTGCCGATGTCATTGAGATACTCACCGAGCACGTGGATTCGCATGTGTCGCCGGAGAAGGTACTGGCCCTGCTCCCCCAAGTGGGCATCCTGCTGCACGGCAACTGGGTTCCACGGTCCGAGGTGGTCTTCCCTGAGCGAATGCTGTCCCACGCCAACGGCGTGCCCGCCGAGCAGATGATTCGCGCCAGGGATTACATA CTTTTTCGGTTTTCCCGCACCACTGGCCTGTTCCGCGCACAGGTTATGGCCGCCACCCAGCTGCCGCCCGCAGAAACCCTGGACGTGCTGCGGACGGTGGCTCGTGTGAATAATGCGAAACGGTGGGAGCTGCTACTGCCACCGGACAAGGAGTTCGAGCAGAAGCATCCAGAGTTGGTGCAGCGCCAGGAATACCATTGGCTCGCCTCTGAGCAGCACTACAATGAGATGGACTGGGCTCGTGAGACGAAGCGCGTGCGCAAGCGGTCTACGCGCAAGAGCGAGTCCCAGTCATCGTCCATGCAGCCGCCACCGCCCGCCCTGAATCCTCCAGCAGCTGCGGAAGCGTAG
- the LOC108080207 gene encoding histone-like protein 18C isoform X2 codes for MYKFISAKVQNIFRSVFYVYNQANIMSTQNISSPGGSVFDWSLVAKDSATLDIGFSNFLNDYKLVCDEHLTYEEILDKAKCRWAEMTQEQRMQFFPDDLKQSVSPNLIAGDRLVEGNATETPTISDTSTCGCYDTGFANYADLVTMRLTVLLADKWEEMSQSERAAYAGKDNHNGAANDYERGHDPRISQMMIEMFGHECDHKNMKMKSQKANPKCAKPVKKCSQKRRKPKPRCSKPKPKCSRPKPRCAKPKPRCAKPKPRFAPLCR; via the exons atgtaCAAATTCATTAGTGCAAAAGTTCAGAACATTTTTAGATCCGTTTTTTACGTGTATAATCAAGCAAATATAATGAGCACGCAAAATATTTCCTCTCCGGGGGGTAGTGTTTTTGATTGGTCACTTGTGGCAAAGGACTCGGCTACACTGGATATCggtttttccaattttttaaatgattacaAGCTAGTTTGCGATGAGCATTTGACCTACGAGGAAATATTGGATAAGGCTAAATGCCGGTGGGCTGAAATGACGCAGGAACAACGGATGCAGTTCTTTCCG GATGATCTGAAGCAGAGCGTAAGCCCCAACTTGATAGCCGGCGACCGGCTGGTGGAAGGAAACGCCACGGAAACACCAACAATAAGTGACACTTCTACTTGTGGTTGTTACGATACGGGCTTTGCCAACTATGCTGATCTTGTAACAATGCGACTTACGGTTCTTCTTGCGGATAAATGGGAAGAAATGTCCCAGAGTGAGCGAGCAGCGTATGCTGGT AAAGATAATCACAATGGTGCCGCCAATGACTACGAGCGTGGCCACGACCCGCGAATATCCCAGATGATGATTGAAATGTTCGGGCACGAATGTGatcataaaaatatgaaaatgaaaagccAGAAGGCCAATCCCAAGTGCGCTAAGCCCGTAAAGAAATGTTCGCAAAAAAGGAGAAAGCCGAAACCGAGATGCAGCAAACCAAAGCCGAAATGTAGTAGGCCTAAACCCAGATGCGCCAAGCCTAAACCCAGATGCGCTAAGCCAAAACCGAG ATTTGCTCCACTGTGCCGGTAG
- the LOC108080207 gene encoding histone-like protein 18C isoform X1: MYKFISAKVQNIFRSVFYVYNQANIMSTQNISSPGGSVFDWSLVAKDSATLDIGFSNFLNDYKLVCDEHLTYEEILDKAKCRWAEMTQEQRMQFFPDDLKQSVSPNLIAGDRLVEGNATETPTISDTSTCGCYDTGFANYADLVTMRLTVLLADKWEEMSQSERAAYAGKDNHNGAANDYERGHDPRISQMMIEMFGHECDHKNMKMKSQKANPKCAKPVKKCSQKRRKPKPRCSKPKPKCSRPKPRCAKPKPRCAKPKPRCAKPKPECDF, encoded by the exons atgtaCAAATTCATTAGTGCAAAAGTTCAGAACATTTTTAGATCCGTTTTTTACGTGTATAATCAAGCAAATATAATGAGCACGCAAAATATTTCCTCTCCGGGGGGTAGTGTTTTTGATTGGTCACTTGTGGCAAAGGACTCGGCTACACTGGATATCggtttttccaattttttaaatgattacaAGCTAGTTTGCGATGAGCATTTGACCTACGAGGAAATATTGGATAAGGCTAAATGCCGGTGGGCTGAAATGACGCAGGAACAACGGATGCAGTTCTTTCCG GATGATCTGAAGCAGAGCGTAAGCCCCAACTTGATAGCCGGCGACCGGCTGGTGGAAGGAAACGCCACGGAAACACCAACAATAAGTGACACTTCTACTTGTGGTTGTTACGATACGGGCTTTGCCAACTATGCTGATCTTGTAACAATGCGACTTACGGTTCTTCTTGCGGATAAATGGGAAGAAATGTCCCAGAGTGAGCGAGCAGCGTATGCTGGT AAAGATAATCACAATGGTGCCGCCAATGACTACGAGCGTGGCCACGACCCGCGAATATCCCAGATGATGATTGAAATGTTCGGGCACGAATGTGatcataaaaatatgaaaatgaaaagccAGAAGGCCAATCCCAAGTGCGCTAAGCCCGTAAAGAAATGTTCGCAAAAAAGGAGAAAGCCGAAACCGAGATGCAGCAAACCAAAGCCGAAATGTAGTAGGCCTAAACCCAGATGCGCCAAGCCTAAACCCAGATGCGCTAAGCCAAAACCGAGGTGCGCCAAGCCGAAACCAGAATGCGATTTCTAG
- the LOC108080205 gene encoding methyltransferase-like protein 22 isoform X1: MKFVYIHNTKPRCIHNSTMFTVTSEIYSETNYQTTRDGSRAVSKFRFVYPEEKLAGTTTDSDGDLEVPRPRRGLIELEHSEATELRLVGLQVWRGALLLADYLFAKRQEFAGQTIMELGAGVGLTSIAAGIHNPGKVYCTDVDLGCILKLIRGNVERNSGLLTGQVSVLEFNFLTPRGEQSKELLKAIDESDIILAGDVIYCDTLTDAFIGVVDQFLDKSQQIGRPKTIYMALEKRYVFTLEDCDSVAPMYEYFLRQTANKPWKLEHLPLDFPQYFEYDRCKQLVLMKITRR; this comes from the exons atgaaatttgtttatatacaCAATACAAAG CCGCGATGCATACATAACTCAACAATGTTCACGGTCACGTCGGAGATCTACAGCGAGACCAATTACCAGACCACGCGGGACGGCAGCCGTGCGGTGTCCAAGTTCCGCTTCGTCTATCCGGAGGAGAAGCTGGCCGGGACTACGACGGACAGCGATGGTGACCTTGAGGTGCCAAGGCCACGGCGCGGTTTGATTGAACTCGAGCATTCCGAGGCCACCGAGCTGCGACTGGTGGGGCTGCAAGTCTGGCGCGGTGCGCTCCTCCTGGCTGATTACCTCTTTGCCAAGCGGCAGGAGTTTGCGGGGCAAACCATCATGGAACTGGGTGCGGGCGTGGGCCTTACCAGCATAGCCGCTGGAATCCACAATCCCGGCAAAGTTTATTGCACTGATGTGGATCTGGGCTGCATCCTCAAGTTGATTCGCGGCAATGTTGAAAGGAATTCCGGGCTCCTAACTGGCCAGGTGTCCGTCCTGGAATTTAACTTCCTCACTCCAAGGGGAGAGCAATCGAAGGAACTCTTGAAAGCCATAGATGAGAGCGATATCATCCTGGCCGGCGATGTTATCTACTGCGATACCCTTACCGATGCCTTTATCGGTGTGGTGGATCAGTTTCTGGACAAGAGCCAACAAATCGGACGACCCAAGACCATATACATGGCCCTGGAAAAGCGCTATGTATTCACCCTGGAAGACTGTGATTCGGTGGCGCCTATGTACGAGTACTTCCTCCGTCAAACGGCAAATAAACCGTGGAAGCTGGAGCATCTACCGCTGGACTTTCCTCAGTATTTCGAGTACGATCGCTGCAAGCAACTGGTTCTGATGAAGATCACCAGACGCTAG
- the LOC108080205 gene encoding methyltransferase-like protein 22 isoform X2, which translates to MFTVTSEIYSETNYQTTRDGSRAVSKFRFVYPEEKLAGTTTDSDGDLEVPRPRRGLIELEHSEATELRLVGLQVWRGALLLADYLFAKRQEFAGQTIMELGAGVGLTSIAAGIHNPGKVYCTDVDLGCILKLIRGNVERNSGLLTGQVSVLEFNFLTPRGEQSKELLKAIDESDIILAGDVIYCDTLTDAFIGVVDQFLDKSQQIGRPKTIYMALEKRYVFTLEDCDSVAPMYEYFLRQTANKPWKLEHLPLDFPQYFEYDRCKQLVLMKITRR; encoded by the coding sequence ATGTTCACGGTCACGTCGGAGATCTACAGCGAGACCAATTACCAGACCACGCGGGACGGCAGCCGTGCGGTGTCCAAGTTCCGCTTCGTCTATCCGGAGGAGAAGCTGGCCGGGACTACGACGGACAGCGATGGTGACCTTGAGGTGCCAAGGCCACGGCGCGGTTTGATTGAACTCGAGCATTCCGAGGCCACCGAGCTGCGACTGGTGGGGCTGCAAGTCTGGCGCGGTGCGCTCCTCCTGGCTGATTACCTCTTTGCCAAGCGGCAGGAGTTTGCGGGGCAAACCATCATGGAACTGGGTGCGGGCGTGGGCCTTACCAGCATAGCCGCTGGAATCCACAATCCCGGCAAAGTTTATTGCACTGATGTGGATCTGGGCTGCATCCTCAAGTTGATTCGCGGCAATGTTGAAAGGAATTCCGGGCTCCTAACTGGCCAGGTGTCCGTCCTGGAATTTAACTTCCTCACTCCAAGGGGAGAGCAATCGAAGGAACTCTTGAAAGCCATAGATGAGAGCGATATCATCCTGGCCGGCGATGTTATCTACTGCGATACCCTTACCGATGCCTTTATCGGTGTGGTGGATCAGTTTCTGGACAAGAGCCAACAAATCGGACGACCCAAGACCATATACATGGCCCTGGAAAAGCGCTATGTATTCACCCTGGAAGACTGTGATTCGGTGGCGCCTATGTACGAGTACTTCCTCCGTCAAACGGCAAATAAACCGTGGAAGCTGGAGCATCTACCGCTGGACTTTCCTCAGTATTTCGAGTACGATCGCTGCAAGCAACTGGTTCTGATGAAGATCACCAGACGCTAG
- the Pdss2 gene encoding all trans-polyprenyl-diphosphate synthase PDSS2: protein MYRARGLRIIMQRLHQRIPVSGELHPSAVAPALKTFTSQQQQHHRWTSTSTAAGKQSANVQVTPPPRHDWNRAVSEAERIVGYPTSFLSLRWLLSDEIANVALHLRKLVGSAHPLMKTAKHLLYNGKNTMQAWGLIVLLVSKAAGHAPSVPDVEQDKSAGVLHSQRALAEVTEMIRISHLVHNSVVNLQSSTQAGQDGATYDDMSFGNKIGLLTGDYLLGHSSAELANLRNQEVVELISSAVRDFSESEFIGERDEQNNPLPYKPGTFQRPSLSVGVDFNEHDVMTPMPIAQVLGNPEQEWECRNILNAGSLLGKSCQASLKLAGQSEELQRHAYRFGKHLALAWQACLDAEPFQCPTLPLDATFSLVSAPVLFHLEHDPSIYAQLEAGKQSVDNIDYDKIHKAILAGPALAKTKELQRKHTAAALAVLQHFPATDARQALENIILAMQDL from the exons ATGTACCGCGCCAGGGGATTACGGATTATTATGCAACGGTTGCATCAAAGGATTCCCGTTTCTGGAGAGCTGCATCCGTCCGCCGTTGCGCCTGCGCTGAAAACTTTCActtcgcagcagcagcagcatcaccgTTGGACGTCAACGTCGACTGCGGCGGGTAAGCAGTCGGCCAACGTCCAGGTGACTCCTCCGCCGCGCCACGACTGGAACCGGGCTGTCAGCGAGGCGGAGAGGATCGTGGGCTATCCCACCTCCTTTCTCAGTCTGCGATGGCTGCTAAGCGATGAGATCGCCAATGTGGCGCTTCACTTGCGCAAGCTGGTGGGCAGCGCACATCCTTTGATGAAAACAGCCAA GCACCTGCTCTACAATGGCAAGAACACTATGCAAGCCTGGGGACTGATTGTGCTTCTTGTGTCCAAGGCAGCAGGACATGCACCCAGCGTGCCCGATGTGGAGCAGGACAAGAGTGCTGGCGTGCTTCATTCTCAACGGGCCCTAGCTGAGGTTACTGAAATGATTCGTATCTCTCATCTGGTGCACAAT AGCGTGGTAAATCTGCAGTCAAGCACTCAGGCTGGCCAAGATGGGGCCACCTACGACGACATGTCCTTTGGCAACAAGATCGGCCTTTTGACCGGCGACTACCTGCTGGGCCACTCCAGCGCAGAGCTGGCGAACTTGCGCAACCAGGAGGTGGTGGAATTGATCTCGTCGGCAGTGCGCGACTTTTCCGAGTCGGAATTCATCGGCGAAAGGGATGAACAAAACAATCCGTTGCCGTACAAGCCGGGTACGTTCCAGCGGCCATCGCTGAGCGTTGGCGTAGACTTTAACGAACACGATGTAATGACGCCCATGCCGATCGCCCAAGTTCTTGGCAATCCGGAACAGGAATGGGAATGCCGGAATATACTGAATGCCGGGAGTTTGCTGGGCAAGTCCTGTCAGGCATCGCTGAAGTTGGCCGGCCAAAGTGAGGAGCTCCAGCGACATGCTTATCGCTTTGGCAAgcatttggctttggcttggcaGGCTTGCCTCGACGCCGAGCCCTTCCAGTGTCCCACCCTGCCGCTGGATGCCACTTTCAGTTTGGTCAGTGCTCCAGTTCTATTCCACTTGGAGCATGATCCATCAATCTACGCCCAGCTGGAGGCGGGCAAGCAATCGGTGGATAATATTGATTACGATAAGATTCACAAGGCAATCCTGGCTGGCCCGGCGTTGGCAAAGACCAAGGAACTGCAACGGAAGCACACGGCTGCGGCTCTTGCCGTTCTTCAGCACTTTCCGGCCACAGATGCTCGACAGGCTCTGGAGAACATTATTCTGGCCATGCAGGATCTTTGA